In the bacterium genome, GCGACGCTCCAGTTCCGGCGCGGCGGCGGCGCGCAAACGCGCCATCCGTTGCTCGAATGCCGCACGGTCGGCCGTGGGGTCCAATGGGGAAAAATCGATCGGGTCATCCGTCATGAGAGATTCTCCTGTGCTTTCACGTCGTCAAGCAACGCCCGCAGGGCGCGTCGCGCGGTAAACAGCAACTGCCGCGACATCACTTCGCTGGTGCCGATCATCCGGCTGATTGCGCGATGATTCCAGCCGTCGAGATCATGCAGGACCACCACTTCGCGCTCGCGCGGCGACAAAGTGGCCAGCGCGCGTTCCAGGCGCCCGGCCAGTTCGCGCCGTTCGAGATTCCGGTCGGGGGTGCGCTCATCGGCGCCGCTGTCATCCTCCAGCGGATCGGCGCGCCGCACACGCGCATGATCGAGCGCGTTGAGCGCATGATTGCGAACGATCTCCGACAGCCACGGCCCGAACCGGTCGGGCGCGCGGCAGCTGTCGAGCTTTTCCAGCGCCTTGATGATCGCATCCTGACA is a window encoding:
- a CDS encoding sigma-70 family RNA polymerase sigma factor encodes the protein RRFAVILHGVMAQTPEPDNDAALVAQSRAGNAAAFEQLVRRHYRTAFAVALAICGSRADAEDVCQDAIIKALEKLDSCRAPDRFGPWLSEIVRNHALNALDHARVRRADPLEDDSGADERTPDRNLERRELAGRLERALATLSPREREVVVLHDLDGWNHRAISRMIGTSEVMSRQLLFTARRALRALLDDVKAQENLS